Below is a genomic region from Eupeodes corollae chromosome 1, idEupCoro1.1, whole genome shotgun sequence.
GAATAAAATTCCAGTTTGTTCCTGAATTAGCTAGAGTCCCTGCGATTTCTTTCCAATCGTGTTTAGCTTCTTCTAGCATACGGGCTAATTCGCGATTAGCTCCCACAAAGTTCGTGCCGCAGTCGCTATAAATTTGGGCACAAATGCCTCGGCGTGAGGTGAAGCGACGAAGAGCTGCTAGGAATGCCTGTGTTGTCAAGTCTGACACTGTTTCGAGGTGGATTGCCTTGGTAGACAGGCAAATAAAAATGGCAAAGTATCCTTTAAAAGTTTTAGCTCCTCTTCCTTTCCATGTTTTAATTTCTATAGGACCGGCGTAATCAACTCCTGTATGGGTGAATGGTCTGGATATTCGTACTCGTGGTGCTGGCAGGCTTCCCATGAGTTGTTGTAGACTCCTTTTTTTGTATCTGAAACATATTGGGCaattatgtatatgtttttttacgtGTTGTTTAAGTCTTGTTATCCAGTAAGTCATACGAATGAAGGCCGCAGTTTGTTGATTTTCTCCGTGTAGGGTCTTATTGTGTGCATCTCGCATCACTAGTTCAGAGAAGTGGTAATTGGGTTTTAGAATGATCGGATGTTGCTGGTTATATGAAAGTAGTGTGTTCTCGAGTCGGCCACCCACACGAAGTAACCCATTACCATCGATGAACGCATTAAGAGATAACAAGGATTTgggaattgtatttttattctctAATTCACTCAGTTCTGCAGTGAACATGAGCCTTTGTACTGCTTTATGCACCAAGAAGGCTGCAACTTGTAGCTCATCTGGATTCAATTCTCCTGAAATCCTTGATGTTTTTCGTCTTTTTGCAAGGCAATTCCATTTAAAGCGATAACAGAATGCAATTGCTCTGATGATCTTTGATAGTCGCGAACACCTTAGTATACATCTGTTAATGTCATCATCTGCTTCATCAGAGTTGGCTACTAAGCATTGTTTCTTTTCCGTTCGCCTTTCAATTTCGGTTTCGAGAGTAGATGGTTGTACGGGTATTTCAAATTGCCACTTTTCTCGCAAAAATGAGGGCCCTATCCACCAAAGGTCTTGTGTTCCCAACACTGAAGGTGAAACGCCCCTAGATGCTAAATCAGCTGGGTTATGGTCTGTTGGAATGTGTTTCCAAATATCGCAGTTTGTTAATCGTTGGATTTCAGCAACCCTGTTACTGACAAACGTTGTCCATTTGGAAGGTTGTGCTTTAATCCAAGCCAACGTAATCATTGAGTCTGACCATGCGTATACCTTTGCGTTCGAGACATGCAGAACTTCTTTTGTGTAATTTAATAGTGATGCCAAGAGAACAGCTCCACAAAGTTCTAGTCGTGGTAGACTGACTGTTTTCAATGGAGCCAcctttgttttcgatattagtATATGCATGTGAATATTCTCGGCATTATCAAGGACACGTATGAAGACAACTGCTCCATAAGCCTTCTCCGACGCGTCACTAAAACCGTGAAATTCCACCGATTTCTGTGTATTGTGTGTATTTATCCACCGTGGGATTTTAACGTGTTGTATTAAAGGCAATTCCTTCTGAAAAACTTGCCATTCTTCTTTAAGATCTGATGAAATGGGTTCATCCCAATCGGTTCCTCTGCACCATAATTTTTGCATTATGATCTTGGCTTTGATCACACATGGCGCAATCCAGCCAAGCGGATCAAAAAGTTTTGCAATTGCTGATAGCATTGTCCTTTTTGTCACTTCATCGGTTTCctgttgaaagtttttgaacGAAAATGAGTCTTCTTGTGGATTCCATCTTATGCCTAATGTTTTGCCATGATCTTTTGATTGAAAAGGCACTTCAAAAGTTATCTCACAATCTTCTTTGGGTAAGTCTTGCAGAAGATCTTTGCAGTTGGACGTCCACTTCCGAAGTTTGAGGCCTGCAGACGCCAAAAGATTTCGTGTTTCTTCGCGTTTTATACGAGTTTCGTTTATAGAATCTCCTCCACTGATGAAATCGTCTACGTACATCTCACTTTTAACCGCAAGAGCTTTTGTGGTAGAACTCGATTCTTTAAATACAGCATGATGAGGAAGAAAATAGTGAAAAGGGGTTTTCAAAATTGGGTCGTTTACGTCTACTTCTTCCATGTGTTTCAAACTAAGGTATTCCATGATACATTGGCTGTAACTTTCTTGCAATTTTGGGTCCCTTTCAAATCGTCGTTCCAAAGATAAAAAACGTCGAGTTGCCATTTCTTTGCTGGATCCTAGTTCAGGATGAAATCCTACTTTAAATGGAAGATTCACTTCGTACCGCCCATCACATAATCGCTTGgttgtttcattaaaatactTTTCGCAGGCAATATCCTCTTCTGAAGCTCGAATCACGAAAGGAATTTCTTCAATCTCCCAAAATTTTCGGATTTGTGTATCGAGATCAATGTGTTGGAAGAAACTTCGGATCGACTTTGGAGTAACTTCAGGATTCTTACCCAATATAATCCACCCCAATTGGGTGTTTTGTGCAATGGGAGCGACTACGTGCTCGCTGCGAATAATTTCCGGTAATATAATGTCCGGATAAACATCTGAGCCGAAAAGTATGTCGATTGGAGCGGGAATATAAAATTCAGGATCTGCTAACTGCAAATTAGCCAAATGATCATAATTGTGTGGTATCATTTTGTGGGTCGGAAGAAGGCCAGTcaacgatttaaaaatgtacgcTTTGGTTGCGCCTTCAAACGTCGAATGTTTAGATTTAAACATTATGTTAACGTAACTTTGACTGATGCCGCTGCTGACCTTCCC
It encodes:
- the LOC129945479 gene encoding uncharacterized protein LOC129945479 → MIPHNYDHLANLQLADPEFYIPAPIDILFGSDVYPDIILPEIIRSEHVVAPIAQNTQLGWIILGKNPEVTPKSIRSFFQHIDLDTQIRKFWEIEEIPFVIRASEEDIACEKYFNETTKRLCDGRYEVNLPFKVGFHPELGSSKEMATRRFLSLERRFERDPKLQESYSQCIMEYLSLKHMEEVDVNDPILKTPFHYFLPHHAVFKESSSTTKALAVKSEMYVDDFISGGDSINETRIKREETRNLLASAGLKLRKWTSNCKDLLQDLPKEDCEITFEVPFQSKDHGKTLGIRWNPQEDSFSFKNFQQETDEVTKRTMLSAIAKLFDPLGWIAPCVIKAKIIMQKLWCRGTDWDEPISSDLKEEWQVFQKELPLIQHVKIPRWINTHNTQKSVEFHGFSDASEKAYGAVVFIRVLDNAENIHMHILISKTKVAPLKTVSLPRLELCGAVLLASLLNYTKEVLHVSNAKVYAWSDSMITLAWIKAQPSKWTTFVSNRVAEIQRLTNCDIWKHIPTDHNPADLASRGVSPSVLGTQDLWWIGPSFLREKWQFEIPVQPSTLETEIERRTEKKQCLVANSDEADDDINRCILRCSRLSKIIRAIAFCYRFKWNCLAKRRKTSRISGELNPDELQVAAFLVHKAVQRLMFTAELSELENKNTIPKSLLSLNAFIDGNGLLRVGGRLENTLLSYNQQHPIILKPNYHFSELVMRDAHNKTLHGENQQTAAFIRMTYWITRLKQHVKKHIHNCPICFRYKKRSLQQLMGSLPAPRVRISRPFTHTGVDYAGPIEIKTWKGRGAKTFKGYFAIFICLSTKAIHLETVSDLTTQAFLAALRRFTSRRGICAQIYSDCGTNFVGANRELARMLEEAKHDWKEIAGTLANSGTNWNFIPPASPHFGGLWEAGVKSVKHHLKRTTRDERLTFEELYTLLTQIEACLNSRPLCPLSDNIDDLDYLTPGHFLIGEPLLTIPQKDKNVENMSYLDRWKKTQALVNVFWQKWNGEYLSRLQQRPKWTKREAEPKVGSLVLVKDERLPPSQWALARITDTHPGADGLVRVVTLKTKSGIMKRPITKICYLPCNTSTDESTLI